A genomic window from Caldicellulosiruptor kronotskyensis 2002 includes:
- a CDS encoding spore germination protein has translation MKKGSISNSITPFYDQNIQNIKNEFGNFSDLIIREFKIGSSNIRSFLVMIDGLVDKMVINEHILKPLMRDISIYKKDQSTCEEMYIFIKENILYSHCITEERDWAKTVHCILCGDVALFIDGVDRCLLISVRGWESRGIEEPNTEVVVRGPREGFTENLRTNTALIRRKIRDPKLKIESIKIGKISKTDIAICYIESVAKKELVDEVKRRLEKIDMEYILESGYIESFIEDGKYSIFPTVGNSEKPDVVVGKLMEGRVAILVDGTPFALTIPYLFVEAFQTSEDYYSRPYYYSIVRLLRYFSFFVATTLPALYIAVTTFHQELLPTSLLISIASAQAGIPFPSFAETLTMLVIYEILKEAGVRLPRPVGQAISIVGALVIGEASVSAGLIGAPMVVTVAFTAISAFMIPAISDAVTIIRFACVVMSAICGLYGIMLIWILMIIHLCSLKSFGINYLAPIAPMVVHDLRDVFVRLPWRILKKRPIIFNKNF, from the coding sequence ATGAAAAAAGGATCTATTTCAAACTCAATTACACCGTTTTATGACCAAAATATTCAAAATATTAAAAACGAATTTGGAAATTTTAGCGACCTTATAATAAGAGAGTTCAAGATTGGAAGCAGCAATATAAGATCTTTTCTTGTCATGATAGACGGGCTTGTTGACAAGATGGTGATAAATGAACACATTTTAAAACCGCTCATGAGAGATATCAGTATTTATAAAAAGGACCAATCTACATGTGAAGAGATGTATATCTTCATAAAAGAAAACATTCTGTACAGTCACTGTATAACAGAAGAGAGAGACTGGGCAAAGACAGTTCACTGTATATTGTGCGGTGATGTTGCACTTTTTATTGATGGCGTAGACAGATGTCTTTTGATATCTGTGCGCGGATGGGAATCCCGCGGAATTGAAGAGCCAAACACAGAGGTTGTTGTCAGAGGACCAAGGGAAGGTTTTACTGAAAACTTGAGAACTAACACAGCGCTTATCAGAAGAAAAATACGCGACCCAAAACTTAAGATTGAGTCAATCAAGATTGGTAAGATATCTAAAACAGATATCGCAATATGTTATATAGAATCCGTTGCAAAAAAAGAACTTGTAGATGAGGTAAAAAGACGCCTTGAAAAGATTGATATGGAATACATTCTCGAATCAGGGTATATAGAATCTTTCATAGAAGACGGCAAATATTCAATCTTTCCAACTGTCGGAAACTCAGAAAAACCAGATGTGGTTGTCGGAAAACTTATGGAAGGAAGGGTTGCAATACTTGTTGACGGAACACCTTTTGCTCTGACCATTCCTTACCTTTTCGTTGAAGCTTTCCAGACAAGTGAGGACTACTATTCAAGACCTTATTACTACAGCATTGTAAGGCTTTTGAGATACTTTTCGTTTTTTGTAGCAACAACCCTGCCGGCACTGTACATTGCAGTTACAACATTTCACCAGGAGCTTTTACCAACATCGCTTTTAATTAGCATTGCAAGTGCTCAGGCGGGAATACCTTTTCCATCGTTTGCAGAAACCCTTACAATGCTTGTTATATACGAAATACTAAAAGAAGCCGGTGTAAGGCTTCCACGGCCGGTGGGTCAGGCAATTTCTATTGTTGGTGCTCTTGTTATTGGTGAGGCATCTGTATCAGCTGGACTTATCGGGGCTCCAATGGTTGTAACAGTTGCATTTACTGCAATATCCGCTTTTATGATTCCTGCAATCTCTGACGCAGTCACAATCATAAGGTTTGCGTGTGTTGTAATGTCTGCTATCTGCGGACTTTACGGAATAATGCTTATATGGATTCTTATGATAATTCATCTTTGTAGCTTAAAATCATTTGGAATAAACTATCTTGCACCAATAGCTCCAATGGTAGTCCATGACCTCAGAGATGTGTTTGTAAGACTTCCTTGGCGAATTTTGAAAAAGCGACCTATCATCTTCAATAAAAATTTCTAA